One segment of Streptomyces sp. NBC_01463 DNA contains the following:
- the trpS gene encoding tryptophan--tRNA ligase, whose translation MTTALSAPATLDERIRRDPGSFRVLSGDRPTGALHLGHYFGTLHNRVRLQDLGVETFIVIPDYQVLTDRDVAERLTATVEGLLLDYLAVGIDPDRSVIFNHSAVPALNQLLLPFLSLVSVAELGRNPTVKDEIAHSRQASVSGLMFTYPVHQAADILFCKGNLVPVGQDQLPHLEVARTVARRFNERYGPVFPEPEALLSAAPQLLGTDGTKMSKSRANSIALSADEDTTARLVKGAVTDAERHITYDPEGRPGVSGLVLLAALCLGRDPHTVAEEIGGGGAAVLKRTVTDAVNSRMAPLRARRAEYARDMGYVRAVLRAGNERANAHADATLAEVREAMGGPVPAL comes from the coding sequence ATGACCACCGCACTCAGCGCCCCCGCCACCCTCGACGAGCGGATCCGCCGGGACCCCGGCAGCTTCCGTGTCCTGAGCGGTGACCGGCCCACCGGGGCGCTCCATCTCGGGCACTACTTCGGCACCCTCCACAACCGGGTACGCCTCCAGGACCTCGGGGTGGAGACGTTCATCGTCATTCCCGACTACCAGGTGCTGACCGACAGAGACGTCGCCGAGCGGCTCACCGCGACCGTCGAGGGGCTGCTGCTGGACTATCTGGCCGTCGGCATCGACCCGGACCGATCGGTGATCTTCAACCACAGTGCCGTTCCCGCGCTCAACCAGTTGCTGCTGCCGTTCCTGAGCCTGGTCTCCGTCGCCGAGCTGGGCCGCAACCCCACGGTCAAGGACGAGATCGCGCACTCCCGGCAGGCGTCCGTCAGCGGTCTGATGTTCACCTATCCGGTCCACCAGGCGGCCGACATCCTGTTCTGCAAGGGCAATCTGGTGCCGGTCGGCCAGGACCAGCTGCCCCACCTCGAAGTGGCCCGGACCGTGGCCCGGCGGTTCAACGAGCGGTACGGGCCCGTCTTCCCGGAACCCGAGGCGCTGCTCTCCGCCGCGCCGCAGCTGCTCGGCACCGACGGCACCAAGATGAGCAAGAGCCGTGCCAACTCCATCGCCCTGAGCGCCGACGAGGACACGACGGCGCGGCTGGTCAAGGGGGCGGTGACGGACGCCGAGCGGCACATCACGTACGACCCCGAGGGGCGGCCCGGGGTGTCCGGTCTGGTCCTGCTCGCCGCGCTCTGTCTCGGCCGGGACCCGCACACCGTGGCCGAGGAGATCGGCGGCGGGGGCGCGGCGGTGCTGAAGCGGACGGTGACCGACGCGGTCAACAGCCGGATGGCGCCGCTGCGGGCCCGACGGGCTGAGTACGCACGGGACATGGGGTACGTACGGGCCGTGCTGCGCGCCGGCAACGAGCGAGCGAACGCCCATGCCGACGCGACCCTGGCGGAGGTGCGGGAGGCGATGGGGGGCCCGGTCCCGGCCCTCTAG
- a CDS encoding LLM class flavin-dependent oxidoreductase → MQFGIFTVGDVTTDPTTGTTPSEHERIKATVAIARKAEEVGLDVFATGEHHNPPFVPSSPTTTLGYIAARTERIILSTSTTLITTNDPVKIAEDYATLQHLADGRVDLMMGRGNTGPVYPWFGKDIRQGIPLAVENYALLHRLWREDVVDWEGKFRTPLQSFTATPRPLDGVPPFVWHGSIRSPEIAEQAAYYGDGFFHNNIFWPIEHTKKMVALYRQRYAHYGHGTAEQAIVGLGGQVFMRKNSQDAVREFRPYFDNAPVYGHGPSMEDFTRQTPLTVGSPQEVIERTLSFRDAVGDYQRQLFLMDHAGLPLKTVLEQLDILGEEVVPVLRKEFASLRPAGVPESAPLHPAAVAAAAAVTKES, encoded by the coding sequence ATGCAGTTCGGGATCTTCACCGTCGGAGACGTCACCACCGACCCGACGACCGGCACGACGCCGAGCGAGCACGAGCGGATCAAGGCCACCGTCGCCATCGCACGGAAGGCCGAGGAGGTCGGCCTCGACGTCTTCGCGACCGGCGAGCACCACAACCCGCCGTTCGTCCCCTCCTCGCCGACGACCACCCTCGGCTACATCGCCGCCCGCACCGAGCGCATCATCCTGTCCACCTCGACGACCCTGATCACCACCAACGACCCGGTGAAGATCGCCGAGGACTACGCCACGCTCCAGCACCTCGCCGACGGCCGCGTCGACCTGATGATGGGCCGCGGCAACACCGGACCGGTCTACCCCTGGTTCGGCAAGGACATCCGCCAGGGCATCCCGCTCGCCGTCGAGAACTACGCCCTGCTGCACCGGCTGTGGCGTGAGGACGTCGTCGACTGGGAGGGGAAGTTCCGTACGCCGCTCCAGTCCTTCACCGCGACCCCGCGACCGCTGGACGGCGTACCGCCGTTCGTCTGGCACGGCTCCATCCGCTCCCCGGAGATCGCCGAGCAGGCCGCGTACTACGGCGACGGCTTCTTCCACAACAACATCTTCTGGCCCATCGAGCACACGAAGAAGATGGTGGCGCTCTACCGGCAGCGCTACGCCCACTACGGGCACGGCACCGCCGAGCAGGCCATCGTGGGCCTCGGCGGCCAGGTGTTCATGCGGAAGAACTCGCAGGACGCGGTACGGGAGTTCCGCCCGTACTTCGACAACGCGCCGGTCTACGGGCACGGGCCGTCGATGGAGGACTTCACCCGGCAGACCCCGCTGACCGTCGGCTCCCCGCAGGAGGTCATCGAGCGCACGCTGTCCTTCCGGGACGCCGTCGGCGACTACCAGCGCCAGTTGTTCCTGATGGACCACGCGGGACTGCCGCTCAAGACCGTCCTGGAGCAGCTCGACATCCTCGGCGAGGAGGTCGTGCCGGTGCTGCGCAAGGAGTTCGCCAGCCTGCGGCCGGCCGGGGTCCCCGAGTCCGCGCCGCTGCACCCGGCGGCCGTCGCCGCCGCCGCCGCTGTCACGAAGGAGAGCTGA
- a CDS encoding SulP family inorganic anion transporter — MSEAGGKKAALGRPTPADVSAGLVTGLFSIPEGMAYAAIGGFNPVTGIYAGVVPTILGSFFARTVLMVTTLTSAIALTSQSVLSGAHLDPKDAGNIATVAVLAGLIMVVLGLLKLGAVMSFVSNAVMTGFSTGIALQIITGSLDDATGYKPDGHNRLTQLADWVVHAGDWKLTTTLTALVTVAVWALVRLVKRLEPVAILVALVAVSLGVGLLSVDVELARDIAHIPAALPHFTAPDLSAVGSLLPGAFAVALVALAQAASIGPTVRNPDGSKSSVDGDFVAQGIGNIGGGLFGALPAGGSMSRTGVAVSAGARTRWAGIFAGVWLALLVLTLGSLAERIPMPVIGGLIIVIGCELIRGRRKDILLVLRTSWLSAAAMTVTFVATTQLPLQQAIVIGALLSLLLYCVQAARQSGLRGLEPGAGPGSWRFTDPPSRVGPGEVRVLFYAGTSLFAEAPRIDAQWPDVSQARGSAVVLALRTTPEVPSSAVVKLLSRYADELDAHGGRLYLAGVQPTLLAVLRRTGLTAELGDDRVVPAREEIFGAQREAIERANRWVEEQRGRGPVAAE, encoded by the coding sequence ATGAGCGAGGCGGGCGGGAAGAAGGCGGCGCTGGGACGGCCCACGCCTGCCGATGTGTCGGCCGGGCTGGTCACGGGACTCTTCTCGATCCCCGAGGGCATGGCCTACGCGGCGATCGGCGGATTCAACCCGGTCACCGGCATCTACGCGGGCGTCGTGCCGACGATCCTGGGGTCGTTCTTCGCCCGTACCGTGCTGATGGTCACGACCCTCACCTCCGCCATCGCCCTGACTTCGCAGAGCGTGCTGTCCGGGGCGCACCTGGACCCCAAGGACGCGGGGAACATCGCCACCGTCGCCGTGCTCGCGGGGCTGATCATGGTGGTGCTGGGGCTGCTGAAGCTCGGTGCGGTGATGAGCTTCGTCTCCAACGCCGTGATGACCGGCTTCTCGACCGGGATCGCGCTCCAGATCATCACCGGTTCGCTCGACGACGCCACCGGCTACAAGCCCGACGGGCACAACCGCCTCACCCAGTTGGCCGACTGGGTGGTCCACGCCGGCGACTGGAAGCTCACCACCACCCTGACGGCCCTGGTGACGGTCGCCGTGTGGGCGCTCGTCAGGCTGGTCAAGCGGCTGGAGCCGGTGGCGATCCTGGTCGCCCTGGTCGCCGTCAGTCTCGGCGTCGGGCTGCTCTCCGTCGATGTGGAGCTGGCCCGGGACATCGCGCACATCCCGGCGGCGCTGCCGCACTTCACCGCCCCGGACCTGTCCGCCGTCGGTTCGCTGCTGCCCGGGGCCTTCGCGGTCGCGCTCGTCGCCCTGGCCCAGGCGGCGTCGATCGGTCCGACGGTCCGCAACCCGGACGGCTCCAAGTCCTCGGTCGACGGGGACTTCGTCGCCCAGGGGATCGGCAACATCGGCGGCGGGCTGTTCGGCGCGCTGCCCGCCGGCGGTTCCATGTCCCGGACCGGGGTCGCCGTCAGCGCGGGCGCGCGCACCCGGTGGGCGGGCATCTTCGCGGGGGTGTGGCTGGCGCTGCTGGTGCTGACGCTCGGCTCGCTCGCCGAGCGGATCCCGATGCCGGTCATCGGCGGCCTGATCATCGTGATCGGCTGCGAGCTCATCCGGGGCCGCCGCAAGGACATCCTGCTGGTGCTGCGCACGTCGTGGCTGTCGGCCGCCGCGATGACCGTCACGTTCGTCGCCACCACCCAGCTGCCCCTCCAGCAGGCCATCGTGATCGGGGCGCTGCTCTCACTGCTGCTGTACTGCGTGCAGGCGGCCCGGCAGAGCGGACTGCGCGGGCTCGAACCCGGCGCCGGGCCCGGGAGCTGGCGGTTCACCGATCCGCCCTCGCGGGTCGGGCCCGGCGAGGTGCGTGTCCTCTTCTACGCGGGGACGAGCCTCTTCGCCGAGGCGCCCCGGATCGACGCCCAGTGGCCCGACGTCTCGCAGGCGCGCGGCTCCGCCGTGGTGCTGGCGCTGCGCACCACGCCCGAGGTGCCCTCCTCCGCGGTGGTCAAGCTGCTCAGCCGGTACGCCGACGAGCTGGACGCCCATGGCGGGCGGCTCTATCTGGCGGGGGTGCAGCCGACGCTGCTGGCGGTGCTGCGCCGGACCGGCCTCACCGCCGAGCTGGGCGACGACCGGGTGGTGCCCGCCCGCGAGGAGATCTTCGGGGCCCAGCGCGAGGCCATCGAGCGGGCCAACCGCTGGGTGGAGGAGCAGCGCGGGCGGGGTCCGGTGGCGGCGGAATAG
- a CDS encoding FMN reductase: MFATEPLRIVAVSAGLSSPSSTRLLADRLAAATRERLEAEQDRAVEVRVIELRDLAVDIAGNLVSGFPSATLAEAIGAVAGADGLIAVTPVFTASYSGLFKSFFDLVENTALTGKPVVVAATGGTARHSLVLEHAMRPLFAYLRAVTLPTSVYAASEDWGSSGDEYTEGLPARIRRAGGELAHAVAGGRAVSGASRALGLDDEVIPFEQQLADLRID; the protein is encoded by the coding sequence GTGTTCGCCACCGAACCGCTGAGGATCGTCGCCGTCTCGGCCGGCCTGAGCAGCCCCTCGTCGACCAGGCTGCTGGCCGACCGGCTGGCGGCGGCCACCCGGGAACGGCTGGAGGCGGAGCAGGACCGTGCCGTCGAGGTCCGGGTGATCGAACTGCGTGACCTGGCCGTCGACATCGCCGGCAACCTGGTCTCCGGCTTCCCGTCGGCCACGCTGGCGGAGGCGATCGGCGCGGTGGCGGGGGCCGACGGGCTGATCGCCGTCACCCCGGTCTTCACCGCCTCCTACAGCGGACTGTTCAAGTCGTTCTTCGACCTCGTCGAGAACACCGCGCTGACCGGCAAGCCCGTCGTCGTCGCGGCGACCGGCGGCACCGCCCGGCACTCGCTGGTGCTGGAGCACGCGATGCGTCCGCTCTTCGCCTATCTGAGGGCCGTGACCCTGCCGACGTCGGTGTACGCCGCGTCGGAGGACTGGGGCTCGTCGGGCGACGAGTACACCGAGGGACTGCCGGCCCGCATCCGGCGCGCGGGCGGCGAGCTCGCACACGCGGTCGCGGGCGGCCGGGCGGTCTCCGGCGCGTCCAGGGCCCTCGGCCTGGACGACGAAGTGATCCCCTTCGAGCAGCAGCTGGCCGATCTCCGCATCGACTGA
- a CDS encoding universal stress protein, with translation MGRIVVGVDGSESSIKALHWAVRQAELTGDTVEAVNSWEYPATSWASMMPGMPEDFDPQALATVSLTEALEEALGASGAAAVSKIVVIGNPAQALLDRAQGANLLVVGARGFSGFKATLLGSVSLHVTQHAPCPVTVVRD, from the coding sequence ATGGGCAGGATCGTGGTGGGCGTGGACGGCTCCGAGTCGTCGATCAAGGCGCTGCACTGGGCCGTACGCCAGGCGGAGCTGACCGGTGACACGGTGGAGGCCGTCAACAGCTGGGAGTACCCCGCCACCAGCTGGGCGTCCATGATGCCGGGCATGCCGGAGGACTTCGACCCGCAGGCCCTGGCCACGGTGTCGCTCACCGAGGCGCTGGAGGAGGCCCTGGGCGCCTCGGGCGCCGCCGCCGTCAGCAAGATCGTGGTGATCGGCAACCCGGCGCAGGCCCTGCTCGACCGCGCCCAGGGCGCGAATCTGCTGGTCGTGGGCGCACGCGGGTTCAGCGGCTTCAAGGCCACCCTGCTGGGCTCGGTCAGCCTGCACGTCACCCAGCACGCGCCGTGTCCGGTGACCGTGGTGCGCGACTGA
- a CDS encoding NAD-binding protein, which produces MLGHVPPLPQQPQRSPFSGHMVVCGDDALAQRLAVELRYVYGERVTLVLPPEPGTARAELPLTGRGRAAALFGRMSSAMNRNGGLGNGGSGGGDSDTNAGVEAIRILQAAEPSDEAFEEAGVDTAAALALVYDDDERNIRAALTARRLNPRVRLVIRLYNRKLGQHLEALLDQAAAVASPGLDATALDASTTVLSDADTAAPALAATALSGSSKVIQAEGLLLRAAERTPPRAGQTADPGLCTLALLSSTTHDPAGTEGSDSSGDEGPQLLPDRAQVAAAGGRGTVVLEAVSRPGTSGRRPRMGGRGAPLSQVFSRRLRWSALGVGTAVLGLTVASTFTTGDHPLHAAYLTLLDLFAMGDPAIGDPTARQVIQILSGVAGLMLLPLLVAGVLEAFGSLRTASSLRRPPRGLSGHVVLLGLGKIGTRVLVQLRELGIPVVCVEDDPDARGIPVARRLHVPVVLGDVTQEGVLEAAKIRRSRALLALTSIDTTNLEAALYARSVKPDLRVSLRLFDDEFATAVYRTLRTAHPHALTRSRSVSHLAAPSFAVAMMGRQILGAVPVERKVMLFAAIEVAGHPQLEGRTVEQAFRAGAWRVLALDVAPPADRRPDLAGTGPDAEGRPGGLVWNLHPGYVLQPTDRVVIAATRRGLAELLRRRSSLSRR; this is translated from the coding sequence ATGCTGGGTCATGTGCCCCCACTTCCGCAGCAGCCCCAACGCTCCCCGTTCTCCGGACACATGGTCGTCTGCGGCGACGACGCACTCGCACAGCGGCTCGCCGTGGAGCTGCGTTACGTGTACGGGGAGCGGGTCACCCTCGTCCTGCCGCCGGAGCCGGGCACCGCGAGAGCGGAGCTGCCGCTGACCGGGCGCGGCCGGGCGGCCGCCCTGTTCGGCCGGATGTCGTCGGCGATGAACCGCAACGGCGGCCTCGGCAACGGCGGTTCCGGGGGCGGCGACAGTGACACGAACGCGGGCGTGGAGGCGATCCGCATCCTCCAGGCGGCGGAGCCGTCCGACGAGGCGTTCGAGGAGGCGGGCGTCGACACGGCCGCCGCGCTGGCCCTCGTCTACGACGACGACGAGCGCAACATCCGCGCCGCGCTGACCGCCCGCCGGCTCAATCCCCGGGTCCGGCTGGTGATCCGGCTCTACAACCGCAAGCTCGGCCAGCATCTGGAGGCCCTCCTCGACCAGGCGGCCGCCGTCGCCTCACCGGGCCTCGACGCGACCGCGCTGGACGCCTCCACCACGGTCCTGTCCGACGCCGATACCGCGGCCCCCGCCCTCGCGGCGACCGCGCTCTCCGGTTCCAGCAAGGTGATCCAGGCCGAGGGCCTGCTCCTGCGTGCGGCCGAACGCACCCCGCCCCGGGCCGGCCAGACCGCCGACCCGGGCCTGTGCACCCTGGCCCTGCTCTCCTCCACCACCCATGACCCGGCCGGCACCGAGGGCTCGGACAGCAGCGGCGACGAAGGGCCCCAGCTCCTGCCCGACCGGGCACAGGTGGCGGCCGCGGGCGGCCGTGGCACCGTCGTCCTGGAGGCGGTCAGCCGGCCGGGCACCTCGGGCCGGCGGCCCCGGATGGGCGGCCGGGGCGCCCCGCTGAGCCAGGTCTTCTCCCGCCGGCTGCGCTGGTCCGCGCTGGGCGTGGGCACGGCCGTCCTCGGGCTGACCGTGGCGTCCACGTTCACCACCGGGGACCATCCGCTGCACGCCGCCTATCTGACGCTGCTCGACCTGTTCGCGATGGGCGACCCGGCGATCGGCGACCCGACCGCCCGCCAGGTCATCCAGATCCTGTCCGGGGTCGCCGGTCTGATGCTGCTGCCGCTGCTGGTGGCGGGGGTGCTGGAGGCCTTCGGATCGCTCCGGACCGCCTCCTCGCTGCGCCGCCCGCCGCGCGGCCTGTCCGGACACGTGGTGCTGCTCGGCCTCGGCAAGATCGGCACCCGCGTCCTGGTCCAGCTGCGCGAACTCGGCATCCCCGTGGTGTGCGTGGAGGACGACCCGGACGCCCGCGGCATCCCGGTGGCCCGGCGGCTGCACGTACCGGTGGTCCTCGGCGACGTCACCCAGGAGGGCGTCCTGGAGGCCGCGAAGATCCGGCGGTCCCGCGCCCTGCTCGCCCTGACCAGCATCGACACCACGAACCTGGAGGCCGCGCTGTACGCCCGCTCGGTCAAGCCGGATCTGCGGGTGTCGCTGCGGCTGTTCGACGACGAGTTCGCCACCGCCGTCTACCGCACCCTGCGCACCGCGCACCCGCACGCGCTGACCCGCTCCCGGTCGGTCTCCCATCTGGCGGCGCCTTCGTTCGCCGTCGCCATGATGGGCCGCCAGATCCTGGGCGCGGTGCCGGTCGAGCGGAAGGTGATGCTGTTCGCCGCCATCGAGGTGGCCGGGCATCCGCAGCTGGAGGGCCGGACGGTGGAGCAGGCGTTCCGGGCCGGCGCCTGGCGGGTCCTCGCCCTGGACGTGGCCCCGCCCGCCGACCGCCGCCCCGACCTGGCCGGCACGGGCCCGGACGCCGAGGGCCGGCCCGGCGGGCTGGTGTGGAACCTGCACCCCGGCTACGTCCTCCAGCCCACGGACCGTGTGGTGATCGCCGCGACCCGCCGCGGCCTGGCTGAACTCCTGCGCAGGCGGAGCTCGTTGTCCCGGCGCTGA
- a CDS encoding exonuclease domain-containing protein yields the protein MDKGPEPSLLNVVDIEATCWEGQPPPGAVSEIIEIGLTVVDLRARERLARHRVLVRPARSAVSAFCTGLTGLTQAEVETGLPFADACRLLAAEHAAGARPWASWGDYDRKQFTHQCLATGTPYPFGHRHTNAKIPFTATHGLRKRPGMAQALRFADLPLEGRHHSGADDAWNIAALILDLVARGGWPSPDAP from the coding sequence ATGGACAAGGGACCGGAGCCGAGCCTCCTCAACGTCGTCGACATCGAGGCGACCTGCTGGGAGGGGCAGCCGCCGCCCGGCGCGGTGAGCGAGATCATCGAGATCGGGCTGACGGTCGTCGATCTGCGGGCCCGCGAGCGTCTGGCCCGCCACCGCGTCCTGGTCCGGCCGGCCCGGTCGGCGGTCAGCGCCTTCTGCACCGGACTGACCGGGCTCACCCAGGCGGAGGTGGAGACCGGCCTCCCCTTCGCGGACGCCTGCCGTCTGCTGGCCGCCGAGCACGCGGCCGGCGCCCGCCCCTGGGCCAGCTGGGGCGACTACGACCGCAAGCAGTTCACCCACCAGTGCCTGGCGACCGGCACTCCCTACCCCTTCGGCCACCGCCACACCAACGCCAAGATCCCCTTCACCGCCACGCACGGCCTGCGCAAGCGCCCCGGCATGGCGCAGGCCCTCCGGTTCGCGGATCTCCCGCTGGAGGGCCGCCACCACAGCGGCGCGGACGACGCGTGGAACATCGCGGCCCTGATCCTGGATCTCGTGGCCCGCGGCGGATGGCCGTCCCCGGACGCTCCCTAG